One region of Psychrobacter sp. DAB_AL43B genomic DNA includes:
- the hutH gene encoding histidine ammonia-lyase, which produces MTDIKHLTLNPRQLSLEMLRGIYDQPVSLTLPDSAYKAIDASHEDVRTIIARDKSAYGINTGFGLLAKTRISDDQLELLQRNLIVSHSVGTGEPLPAGVVRLIMVMKVASLAQGVSGVRRVVVDGLLALINNQITPLIPVKGSVGASGDLAPLSHMTLALMGEGDVYVDGKCMPAADALEQLGLEPIILAAKEGLALINGTQVSTALALRGYFLARDLLESATIVGSLSIDAAKGSDAPFDARIHEVRGHHGQIEIAKAHRQLIKGSDIRASHNGEQDDRVQDPYCLRCQPQVMGACLDIINQAGKTLLIESNAVTDNPLIFNNEDGPVAISGGNFHAEPVAFAADILALAIAEIGSMSERRIALLIDATLSGGLPPFLVDNAGLNSGFMIAHVTAAALASENKSIAHPGSVDSIPTSANQEDHVSMATYCARRLYEMAQNTATIIGIELLAAGQGIDFHRGLETSEPLIAAHKLLRAQVTFYDKDRYLAPDIEAAKQLILSRTLTKHWQEIRSDWYLSK; this is translated from the coding sequence ATGACCGATATTAAGCACCTAACATTAAACCCACGCCAATTAAGCCTTGAGATGCTGCGTGGTATTTATGATCAGCCAGTCTCATTAACCTTACCTGATAGCGCATATAAGGCAATCGATGCCTCACATGAAGATGTACGTACGATTATTGCTCGCGATAAAAGCGCTTATGGTATAAATACCGGTTTTGGCCTATTAGCAAAGACGCGAATCAGCGATGACCAGCTTGAATTGCTACAGCGCAATCTTATCGTATCGCATTCTGTTGGTACTGGTGAACCCTTACCAGCCGGCGTGGTTCGACTGATTATGGTTATGAAGGTTGCCAGCCTAGCACAAGGTGTCTCTGGCGTGCGCCGCGTCGTGGTCGATGGTTTATTGGCATTGATTAATAATCAAATTACCCCGCTTATTCCAGTTAAAGGCTCCGTCGGTGCATCTGGCGATTTAGCGCCTCTATCGCATATGACGCTAGCGTTAATGGGCGAAGGGGATGTCTATGTCGATGGTAAATGTATGCCAGCTGCTGACGCTTTAGAACAGCTTGGTCTTGAGCCAATCATCCTCGCCGCTAAAGAAGGGCTAGCATTAATTAACGGCACGCAGGTCTCAACTGCCCTTGCACTACGAGGCTATTTCTTAGCGCGTGACTTATTAGAGTCAGCCACTATCGTCGGCTCACTGTCTATCGATGCGGCAAAAGGCTCGGATGCGCCATTCGATGCTCGTATCCATGAAGTTCGCGGGCATCATGGACAAATTGAAATCGCCAAAGCCCATCGCCAACTGATTAAAGGTAGTGACATTCGCGCCTCTCATAATGGCGAACAAGATGACAGAGTCCAAGACCCTTACTGCTTACGTTGCCAGCCGCAGGTTATGGGTGCTTGCCTTGATATTATTAACCAAGCAGGAAAGACGCTATTGATTGAATCAAATGCCGTCACGGATAACCCACTTATCTTTAACAATGAAGATGGGCCTGTCGCTATCTCTGGCGGTAACTTTCACGCTGAGCCAGTAGCTTTTGCTGCCGATATTTTAGCTCTAGCCATTGCTGAGATTGGTTCTATGTCTGAGCGCCGTATCGCTTTGCTGATCGATGCTACTTTGTCCGGTGGCTTACCGCCATTCTTGGTTGACAATGCTGGCTTGAACTCCGGCTTTATGATTGCTCATGTCACTGCAGCGGCACTAGCATCAGAGAACAAGTCCATTGCACATCCAGGTAGTGTTGACAGCATTCCAACTTCTGCCAATCAAGAAGACCATGTATCAATGGCAACTTATTGTGCGCGCCGCTTATATGAAATGGCGCAAAATACGGCGACCATTATCGGGATTGAGCTGTTGGCAGCTGGTCAAGGTATTGATTTTCATCGTGGGCTTGAAACATCAGAGCCATTAATAGCCGCTCATAAGCTTTTACGCGCGCAAGTTACTTTTTATGATAAAGATCGCTACTTGGCTCCTGATATCGAGGCGGCAAAGCAATTAATACTAAGTCGCACTTTAACTAAACATTGGCAGGAAATACGCAGTGACTGGTACCTTTCTAAATAA
- the hutG gene encoding formimidoylglutamase yields the protein MTIATVNHTAADMSQWTGRAEPFESARACYWYQLAQPYEQQHIGLVGFNCDQGVRRNQGRVGARAAPPLIRSTFAKLPVIAELQKRFDGKLATLLGDAGDIHCQDNDDFAEQLLEQAQQQYADVISSVIQQGSLAIGLGGGHAMAHGSFLGLWQALQQADNSDIGEKNTADIPTIPTIGIINFDAHLDIRQSDVATSGTPFRQISEYLTEYQQPFHYCCIGVSRFSNTAALFDRANELGVHVISDEDCYYQSWATLAAQIDRFINQVDVLYLTIDMDCFPSSVVPGVSAPAAYGIELSFVERAVKTIMASGKVKIADIAEINPTYDSDQRSCKVAARLLAIIIEQHLLII from the coding sequence ATGACCATCGCAACCGTTAATCACACTGCTGCTGATATGAGTCAATGGACTGGTCGCGCTGAGCCATTTGAAAGTGCGCGCGCTTGCTATTGGTATCAGCTAGCGCAGCCTTATGAGCAGCAGCATATTGGGCTAGTTGGCTTTAACTGTGATCAGGGTGTTAGACGCAATCAAGGACGCGTTGGGGCAAGAGCAGCACCGCCACTGATTCGCAGTACTTTTGCTAAACTGCCGGTTATCGCTGAGCTCCAAAAACGTTTCGATGGTAAATTGGCGACCTTGCTAGGGGATGCCGGTGATATTCACTGTCAAGATAACGATGATTTTGCCGAGCAACTACTGGAGCAAGCACAGCAGCAGTATGCCGATGTTATTAGTAGCGTCATTCAACAAGGCAGTCTAGCTATTGGCCTTGGCGGTGGTCATGCGATGGCTCATGGTAGTTTTTTAGGGTTATGGCAAGCGCTTCAGCAGGCTGATAATAGTGATATTGGTGAAAAAAATACAGCTGATATACCGACTATCCCCACTATCGGCATCATTAACTTTGACGCGCATCTTGATATTCGTCAATCTGATGTTGCCACTTCCGGCACCCCTTTTCGCCAAATTTCTGAGTATCTAACCGAGTATCAGCAGCCTTTTCACTATTGCTGTATTGGGGTAAGTCGTTTCTCTAATACCGCAGCGCTTTTTGATCGTGCTAACGAACTAGGTGTCCACGTTATTAGTGACGAGGACTGTTACTATCAATCGTGGGCAACGCTTGCTGCTCAGATTGATCGTTTTATTAATCAAGTTGATGTACTTTATTTAACGATTGATATGGACTGTTTCCCATCGAGCGTGGTACCTGGTGTCAGCGCACCTGCTGCCTACGGTATCGAACTGAGCTTCGTTGAGCGCGCTGTCAAAACTATTATGGCATCCGGCAAAGTAAAAATAGCGGATATTGCTGAGATTAATCCGACCTATGATAGCGATCAACGCAGCTGTAAAGTGGCTGCTCGGCTTTTAGCCATAATTATAGAACAGCATTTATTAATTATATAA
- the hutI gene encoding imidazolonepropionase yields MASFDNIVINTNLATFSAHYGFDSKDKDNVHYGQLVDAAIGIKDGKIAWIGSNEQMTPYLSHYQIAQIKDAMGSWITPGLIDCHTHLVYAGNRSNEFEARLHGASYQDIAAQGGGIVATVSATRAASQEEIFAQSEKRLLALLKEGVTSIEIKSGYGLDFDTERKMLTVARQLGDKYDVHVSTSYLAAHALPPEYKDRADDYIEQVCEWLPILHQEGLVDAVDGFCENIAFSAEQIRRVFAVASSLDLPVKLHSEQLSDIGGSALVAEYQGLSSDHLEHLSETDIEKMAVSNTVAVLLPGAFYTLRDTKLPPIDALRKHQVAIAISTDCNPGTSPLTSLLLAMNMGCTLFYLTPEEVLAGATVNAAKALGLSHKGKIEIGCDADLALWDITRPADLCYQIGLNPITGIMRQGQWRKTL; encoded by the coding sequence ATGGCATCGTTTGACAACATTGTTATCAATACCAATTTGGCTACATTTTCAGCCCATTATGGCTTTGATAGCAAGGATAAAGATAATGTCCATTATGGGCAGCTAGTAGATGCAGCTATCGGTATCAAAGATGGCAAGATTGCTTGGATTGGGTCGAACGAACAGATGACGCCATACCTTTCTCATTACCAAATAGCTCAAATTAAAGATGCTATGGGTAGCTGGATAACGCCAGGCTTAATCGATTGTCATACACACTTAGTCTATGCCGGTAACCGCAGCAATGAGTTTGAAGCACGGCTGCATGGTGCTAGTTATCAAGATATTGCAGCGCAAGGCGGTGGTATTGTTGCGACCGTTAGTGCGACTCGCGCAGCCAGTCAGGAAGAAATCTTTGCGCAAAGTGAAAAACGTCTGTTAGCACTGCTCAAAGAAGGTGTAACCAGTATCGAAATCAAGTCCGGCTATGGTTTGGATTTCGATACTGAACGCAAAATGCTTACTGTCGCGCGTCAACTGGGTGACAAATACGACGTCCATGTCAGCACTAGCTATTTAGCTGCCCATGCTTTGCCACCCGAATATAAAGACCGTGCAGACGACTACATTGAGCAAGTCTGCGAGTGGCTACCAATTTTGCATCAAGAAGGCTTGGTAGATGCAGTCGATGGGTTTTGTGAAAATATTGCTTTTAGTGCAGAGCAAATTAGACGCGTCTTTGCAGTTGCCAGCTCATTAGATTTGCCCGTCAAGCTCCATTCTGAGCAGCTGTCTGATATAGGCGGCAGTGCTTTAGTTGCTGAATATCAAGGGCTATCAAGCGATCACTTAGAGCATTTATCAGAAACAGATATTGAGAAAATGGCAGTCAGCAATACCGTTGCGGTACTATTGCCCGGCGCATTTTATACGTTGCGTGATACCAAGTTACCTCCAATAGATGCATTACGTAAGCATCAAGTTGCTATTGCTATTTCGACCGACTGTAATCCAGGCACTTCACCACTAACTTCGCTATTACTGGCAATGAATATGGGCTGTACGCTGTTTTACTTAACGCCAGAAGAAGTACTAGCCGGTGCGACTGTTAACGCAGCAAAAGCATTAGGATTATCACATAAAGGTAAAATAGAAATCGGTTGTGATGCTGATTTAGCACTGTGGGATATCACTCGCCCTGCGGATCTGTGCTATCAAATTGGACTTAATCCTATTACTGGTATTATGCGTCAAGGTCAGTGGCGCAAGACTTTATAG
- the gdhA gene encoding NADP-specific glutamate dehydrogenase yields MSISQAIKKIEARYAHQPEFIQAVKEVAITIAPLYDTHPEYDTFQIFERLVEPDRVVAFRINWENDQGEVQVNRGWRVQFSNALGPYKGGIRFHPTVNQSVLKFLGFEQIFKNALTGLPMGGAKGGSDFDPKGKTDNEIRRFCYAFMRELHPYINKDIDVPAGDIGVGGREISYMFAMYKNLTREYGGVLTGKGVGFGGSLMRTEATGYGAVYFLENMLAAQNEHIDGKRVLVSGAGNVSLHAAEKAHMLGGVVVTVSDSQGTLYDEAGLNQEKINWLKAQKAKSKPLADYVDVYGGEWLAKQKPWHIKGDIAIPSATQNEVDEEDAKLMVENGIKYVVEGANMPLTAEAIDHIRLHRVHYAPGKAANAGGVAVSGLEMSQNSVRQYKTFEEVDERLKCIMRNIHDCAAEASEKYHQTDKGYIDYMTGANIVGFKRVADALVAYGILN; encoded by the coding sequence ATGAGTATCAGTCAGGCAATCAAAAAAATTGAAGCACGTTACGCTCACCAACCTGAATTTATTCAGGCGGTAAAAGAAGTTGCAATCACGATTGCTCCGCTATACGACACTCATCCCGAATATGATACGTTCCAAATTTTTGAGCGCCTTGTTGAGCCTGACCGCGTTGTGGCTTTTCGTATCAATTGGGAAAACGATCAAGGTGAAGTACAAGTAAATCGCGGCTGGCGCGTTCAGTTTAGTAATGCGCTAGGTCCTTATAAAGGTGGTATCAGGTTTCACCCAACGGTAAATCAGTCTGTTTTGAAGTTTTTAGGCTTTGAGCAGATATTTAAAAATGCATTGACCGGTTTGCCTATGGGCGGTGCCAAAGGCGGTTCTGATTTTGATCCAAAGGGCAAAACAGACAATGAAATCCGTCGTTTTTGCTACGCTTTTATGCGTGAGCTGCATCCTTATATAAATAAGGATATTGACGTACCCGCTGGTGATATCGGTGTTGGTGGACGCGAAATCAGCTATATGTTTGCCATGTATAAAAACCTTACACGTGAATACGGTGGTGTATTAACCGGTAAAGGGGTGGGTTTTGGTGGTAGTTTGATGCGTACAGAAGCCACTGGTTATGGCGCGGTTTATTTTTTAGAAAATATGCTAGCGGCTCAAAACGAACACATAGACGGTAAAAGAGTACTGGTTTCAGGGGCTGGTAACGTCTCACTCCATGCTGCTGAAAAAGCTCATATGCTGGGCGGCGTTGTAGTCACGGTGTCAGACTCACAAGGTACCTTGTATGATGAAGCAGGTCTTAATCAAGAAAAAATTAACTGGTTAAAAGCACAAAAAGCGAAAAGTAAACCTTTGGCCGATTACGTTGATGTCTATGGTGGTGAGTGGCTTGCTAAGCAAAAACCTTGGCATATCAAAGGTGACATCGCTATCCCATCAGCCACACAAAACGAAGTGGATGAAGAGGACGCTAAGCTTATGGTTGAAAATGGCATCAAATATGTCGTCGAAGGCGCCAATATGCCATTGACTGCTGAAGCGATTGATCATATTCGTTTGCATCGTGTGCATTATGCACCGGGCAAAGCGGCAAATGCTGGTGGTGTGGCGGTATCTGGACTTGAGATGTCACAAAACTCAGTACGCCAGTACAAAACCTTTGAGGAAGTTGATGAGCGTTTGAAGTGTATTATGAGAAATATTCATGACTGCGCTGCTGAAGCGTCAGAAAAATACCATCAGACTGACAAAGGCTACATCGATTATATGACAGGCGCAAATATCGTTGGCTTTAAGCGTGTTGCTGATGCGCTGGTTGCCTATGGTATCCTGAACTAA
- a CDS encoding roadblock/LC7 domain-containing protein, which translates to MRTDSFQQILEDLNSSSADVEASALISNDGLMIASALPAGVDEDRVGAMSAALLSLGDRAGRELARGSIDRIMIQGEKGYVIMTSSGDEAVLTIMAKPNAKLGLIFLDIKRASEALSKLI; encoded by the coding sequence ATGCGTACTGATTCATTTCAGCAAATCTTGGAAGACCTAAATAGCTCATCAGCCGATGTTGAAGCATCTGCTCTCATTTCTAACGATGGTCTTATGATTGCATCTGCGTTACCAGCAGGCGTTGATGAAGACCGCGTTGGCGCTATGTCAGCAGCTTTATTATCACTAGGTGATCGTGCAGGTCGCGAATTGGCTCGTGGTAGCATTGACCGTATCATGATTCAAGGTGAAAAGGGCTACGTGATCATGACTTCATCGGGTGATGAAGCAGTACTAACCATTATGGCAAAACCGAATGCCAAACTTGGCTTAATATTCTTAGATATTAAACGTGCCTCTGAAGCGCTTTCGAAACTTATCTAA
- a CDS encoding PAS domain-containing protein, translating to MGSPLPDAMKPDLPAEQITLTYHDGASRTIYDTGIERPYPDGKLIVSRTDLDGILTHVNDAFVEISGYAADELIGQPQSILRHPDMPKAAYKDLWSTAEAGQKWHGYVKNLCKDGSHYWVYATVVPNVRRGETVGYTSVRRKPSRSKIDAAIAQYAQMKQNEEG from the coding sequence ATGGGTTCTCCACTACCTGACGCAATGAAGCCTGACCTGCCAGCCGAGCAGATCACTCTGACTTATCATGACGGTGCATCGCGTACTATTTATGATACTGGTATCGAACGCCCTTATCCTGATGGCAAGCTGATTGTTTCGCGTACCGATTTAGACGGTATTTTGACTCACGTTAATGATGCCTTTGTTGAGATTAGTGGCTACGCTGCTGATGAGCTGATCGGTCAGCCACAATCTATTTTGCGCCATCCTGATATGCCAAAAGCTGCCTATAAAGATTTATGGTCAACCGCAGAGGCTGGACAAAAATGGCATGGCTACGTTAAAAACTTATGTAAAGATGGCAGCCATTATTGGGTTTACGCGACTGTCGTGCCCAACGTTCGTCGCGGCGAAACCGTTGGCTATACTTCTGTACGCCGTAAGCCATCGCGCAGCAAAATTGATGCGGCTATCGCTCAGTATGCCCAAATGAAACAAAACGAGGAAGGTTAA
- a CDS encoding PhnD/SsuA/transferrin family substrate-binding protein, which produces MTTHNMLIAPDFSPERFAGWHMFNILIQKRANLNMHLNMPASHAEQEALIDAGDMQVIYANPFDAATLIREQGYRAVARPIGKSDEMVIAASANSDINTLEDLANGATIAMANNRDVKLIGLRLLEAVDLEEADLNWSVTETYQAAARQVIKGDAQAAFFLAEIFHSFSRLTKAQLTVLIESDLADISHVLLIKEGFPDTEILMNAILNLHNDDDGKEALAELGMPQGFEAMDEEDAEFMIDLMETLID; this is translated from the coding sequence ATGACGACACATAATATGTTAATCGCCCCTGATTTTTCGCCTGAGCGTTTTGCAGGCTGGCATATGTTTAATATCTTGATTCAAAAACGTGCCAATCTAAACATGCATCTAAATATGCCTGCCTCACATGCTGAGCAAGAAGCGCTTATCGACGCAGGCGACATGCAAGTTATTTATGCCAACCCTTTTGATGCAGCAACGCTCATCCGTGAGCAAGGCTACCGTGCAGTTGCGCGCCCTATCGGTAAATCTGATGAGATGGTCATTGCAGCTTCAGCAAATAGCGATATCAATACTCTAGAGGACTTGGCTAATGGCGCGACCATTGCTATGGCAAATAACCGTGATGTTAAGCTGATTGGTTTACGCCTACTAGAAGCGGTCGATTTAGAAGAGGCGGACTTGAATTGGTCAGTGACCGAAACCTATCAAGCAGCAGCACGCCAAGTTATCAAAGGCGATGCTCAAGCGGCATTCTTTTTAGCTGAAATTTTCCACAGCTTTTCACGCTTAACCAAAGCGCAGTTAACTGTATTAATCGAAAGTGATTTGGCGGATATTAGCCATGTATTGCTGATTAAAGAGGGTTTTCCTGATACAGAAATTCTGATGAATGCCATTCTGAATTTGCATAACGATGATGATGGTAAAGAAGCATTGGCTGAACTTGGTATGCCTCAAGGCTTTGAAGCTATGGACGAAGAAGATGCTGAGTTTATGATCGACTTGATGGAAACTTTAATTGACTAG